In the genome of Mastomys coucha isolate ucsf_1 unplaced genomic scaffold, UCSF_Mcou_1 pScaffold21, whole genome shotgun sequence, the window GACTTCTGAGGGTGTGTGGGCACTGCCTGTAGTGACAGCTTCACACGCTCAGAGACAGGCCCCACATCCCTCCCTGCTCAGCCTCACCTTCTCCCCGCTGTCTCGAAGCTGCTGTAGCTGCTGCAGCTGCCGCAGCCGGCGCCCCTTCTCCAGCTGCTTCTGCAGCTCGAGCTCTGCTTCATCTTCCTCCAGCACCTCTGGGGACTCTGATGGAAGAGCTCCCCCATCCTCTGGTGGAGATAGGGAGGACACCTGCTCACACTGCTGCCTTGGCCCACAGACTCACCCCACTCCATCAGCCAAACCCGAACCTTCATCACTGATCTCCATGTTCTCTACTCGAGTGTCATCTGATGGTGGCGGCTGGGCCACAGGGTCCTTCTCCTCATCTTCAAGGGCCTCCTCCACCTCAGGAACTCGGCGCCGACCCCGGCCCCGAAGCCTAGGAGAATGACACACTTTCAGTAAATGGTGTCTCCTAAGCTGGCCCAGCCCCTAATACCCACTACTGTGTCCAAGCCAACCTGGATCCAAAGTCCCCATCCTGAGTCTGGTCCCCAAGGGGCAGCAAGTCATCTGCCCGCATTAtcacctccttctccttctttcggATTTTCTTTACTCTCCGTTTGGTCTTTTTGAAGGTCACCTTCAGAGAAGAGCAAAGCACTGGTATGGAGCATACTGCCCCCTAAGTCCTGAAAAATAACTAACTCCGTGTTCTTACTATTCCTTGCAGCAAGCCTCTGAACATGGCTGCTGGCATCATCATTCCTCCACATGGGTGCCCAGGCTCAGTTAAGTGACTCACCCAAGGCTCAAGCTGTCTTGGTAACAGAACTGGAACATACTCACCCAGCGCTCCCTGTTCACAAACACTAGCATACTTCCTTGGGCTGCCATTTACAGCTTACCCAGGAACTGAGCTCTGTGTTAACACTCAGCCTCCcatcacccccacctccacccccaagtGCATATTGGCAGCTTGTGACCAGAAGTGGTAGAATTGTCCCATCACAAAGCAAAGAGACTCACCATCTCCTCAGGACTGAGGTACTCAGAGGCAAGCCTGGGCCCTACAGAGCTCAGAGATTGAGCCTGCAGCCGTAGCTTGGTCCGGATTTCTTGTAGCTCTCGTTCCCTCAGGCCATCGGCCATCCCACCCTGCTCCAAACGGAAGGAGCGTGGTCTCTCACCCTCCAGCTCCTCATCATACTTGGCCAGGATAGAACGAGGTTTTTGCTGTAAGACAAGACGGTGGCTGGGACCTAGGCCAATTCTTGAGAGCCATCAAACTCTAGATTTCTTAGCAAACCCCATCTGCCTCAGCTGCTGCCCCACAGGCAAACCTGTGCCAAATCGTCCACACTTTCATCTTCCGCATAGGGCAGGTAGTCAGGTTTCTTTTTCCGAAGCTCCACGTTCTTGTCTGCCCGCTCCTTGTCCACCATGTTCACATTCACCAGCACATCCTCCCCCTCCTGCAGTACCCCTGAGATGGCAGAGCAGAGCCAGCAGTCACCACCTGTCCCACCTCAACAGTGTCTAGTCCCATATAGAATAACCAGCTCAGCTCACCTTTGTCCTTAAGGGTGAGAACCACAGTCTGTCCTTCTTGAAAAGAATCGATGGCATGTTCCACTGTGAGGCCTTGCAAATCCCGGGCACTGTACAGGTCCTACAGAGAGAATGCCCAAGTCAAAAGCTAGAGTCACTCAACTCTGGGATGCCCACAATTAAGCTAGTGTCTACCAGATATTCTCTGAAAGCTGGAAAATCACCTGCCGCCTCTGCTCAAATTCCTCCTCCACTAAAGTGCTCACACCAAACTCTTGGTCCATCTCCTCTAGTAGCTTGGCCTGTGGCAAAAGAAAGCATGGCCAGGAACCTCATCATCAGTGCCCCCAAAGCCCAAGATGCTACCACGTAGCTATACAAAAGGACAGGCTTTTCAGTGAACCATGGAGAACCCACATGTCCCTGAGCATAGACCACCCCTGGCAATTGCCCTATACTGCCAGGCTCTCTCACCCGCTTTTCTGCCAAGTCCTTCTCTTTCTGTAGCTGCCGGCTTCTCTCTATCCAGGCTGCAGTATCATCGAGCCAGGGGTCATCCTCCCCCAGTGTCTTTATTTTCCTGAGGAGGAAGACACTTAGGAGGGAACCCAGATGTGTTCTCCCAGCCCAACCTAGGAATTAGGAAGCAAGCCTCTGTCCTTGGCCAGGAAACCCTCACCCCAATTTTTGGTTCAGCAAGCGCTTTTCCTTGGCAGCTGCCAGCTTCTCCCGCAGCTCTTCACGCTGTCGCAAGGCCATGGGGTTGATAACATCGGCTGCCACGGGCTCCTCCTTGGTGCCCGCCTCTGGAAGGGGGGCCCAGACGTGAGGCTATGCTTGCCCATGGctggtggggagaggagggagccacTCACCCTGCTCCTTCCAGCTGGGAGGGCCAGAAGGGGCCAGGAGAGGGCAAAGAACCCTTTCACCTCCCTGCTCCTACCTTATCCCCCCACTTTTATCATTCCACATGGTATGACAGGAATCCTTCCTCTATGCAGAACTTCTCAGATCAtgtggggctttttttttcccgTTTTCTGGTATCTATGTTTGTACTAACACCACTCAGACCGACTACAGCAACTGCATATCCCTTAGCCTGTCTACAGCCAGGATGCAGGACCCAGAGAAAGCACCTCTCAGATCCCCCCTAAAATACAAATCAGAGTCTTGGCCCTCTGATAAAATATACACAAGGCCACTAAATGATGTTGCCTCTATGTGCTAAGACCTACTGTCTTCCCATTAGATGCCCCTCTCAGCCCTCTCCTCCACCTGGCACTCACCTTTCTTAACAGCATTGACCTCCAAGGGCTTCAGCCCCAACTTTGCTCGGAGTTTACTGAAGACAAGAGACAGAAGTATTAGGGTCTATCTGAGAAATGGGGCTTGACGTACATTACAAGGTGAGACTGGGCGGTCCTGAGGACACCAGGCACAGGCCCTCATCCAGATCAGGGAACTCTTAATTGGGGagattctccttcctcttgggTCTTATAGCTCCTCTGGTTGGCTACCTGACTCATCTGGCCCTTCCAACTCTTAACTGGCTCCATACATGATGAAAAGGTCTCTGTAGGCTGCCCTAGGTGCACCCTCCCTCAGAGGAAAGCAGAACATATGGAGCTAGCACTTACTTGGTCTCCTCGATGCTAAGTGATGAGGCATCTCCAGAGCTGATT includes:
- the Sart1 gene encoding U4/U6.U5 tri-snRNP-associated protein 1 — encoded protein: MGSSKKHRGEKEAAGTTAAAGTGGTTEQPPRHREHKKHKHRSSGGGSSGGERRKRSRERGSERGSGRRGAEAEARSGAHGRERSQAEPSERRVKREKRDEGYEAAASSKISSGDASSLSIEETNKLRAKLGLKPLEVNAVKKEAGTKEEPVAADVINPMALRQREELREKLAAAKEKRLLNQKLGKIKTLGEDDPWLDDTAAWIERSRQLQKEKDLAEKRAKLLEEMDQEFGVSTLVEEEFEQRRQDLYSARDLQGLTVEHAIDSFQEGQTVVLTLKDKGVLQEGEDVLVNVNMVDKERADKNVELRKKKPDYLPYAEDESVDDLAQQKPRSILAKYDEELEGERPRSFRLEQGGMADGLRERELQEIRTKLRLQAQSLSSVGPRLASEYLSPEEMVTFKKTKRRVKKIRKKEKEVIMRADDLLPLGDQTQDGDFGSRLRGRGRRRVPEVEEALEDEEKDPVAQPPPSDDTRVENMEISDEEDGGALPSESPEVLEEDEAELELQKQLEKGRRLRQLQQLQQLRDSGEKVLEIVKKLESRQRGWEEEEDPERKGTIVFNATSEFCRTLGEIPTYGLAGNREEQEELMDFERDEERSANGGSESDGEENIGWSTVNLDEEKQHQDFSASSTTILDEEPIVNRGLAAALLLCQNKGLLETTVQKVARVKAPNKSLPSAVYCIEDKMAIDDKYSRREEYRGFTQDFKEKDGYKPDVKIEYVDETGRKLTPKEAFRQLSHRFHGKGSGKMKTERRMKKLDEEALLKKMSSSDTPLGTVALLQEKQKAQKTPYIVLSGSGKSMNANTITK